Proteins from a genomic interval of Granulicella sp. L56:
- a CDS encoding substrate-binding domain-containing protein, whose protein sequence is MSTKTSNHLYLIPILSASLDVLEYLQRENRSLPLEQIYRNTGHSKTSVYRILKTFVHRGYVSQSPDGHYRSASRPRKMRFGFAGQSGDQPFSQAVTESLRSAAAASGVDLLVLDNRYDASTALANAEEFIRERVELVIEFQVEDHAAPIIAARLAAAGIPLMAIDIPHPNATYFGVDNYRIGFQGGEFLANYAIDHWGGQADWVLGLDIEEAGTLVQSRTTGAFEAVRTLLPSLPIESLVRMDGRGLRDESHRLISDFLHRHPNDKRILIAAANDSSALGSLDAIRELNRQHDTVIIGHDGIPEMLAELEDPTSPVLASIAPDVQQYGPGLIHLGVLLVTGNTVPPYNYIDHKIFSRATVAASAEVVSR, encoded by the coding sequence TTGTCGACCAAGACCTCGAACCACCTCTACCTCATCCCTATCCTGTCCGCCTCGCTCGACGTTCTCGAGTATCTCCAGCGCGAGAACCGCTCCCTGCCTCTGGAGCAGATCTATCGCAACACAGGCCACTCCAAGACCAGCGTCTACCGCATCCTCAAGACCTTCGTCCATCGCGGCTATGTGTCGCAGTCGCCCGACGGCCACTATCGCAGCGCCAGCCGCCCGCGCAAGATGCGCTTCGGCTTTGCCGGCCAAAGCGGCGACCAGCCTTTTTCGCAGGCCGTCACCGAGAGCCTGCGTTCCGCTGCGGCGGCCTCGGGCGTCGATCTGCTCGTCCTCGACAACCGTTACGATGCCTCTACCGCCCTCGCCAATGCCGAGGAGTTCATCCGCGAGCGCGTCGAGCTGGTCATCGAGTTTCAGGTGGAAGACCACGCGGCACCGATCATCGCCGCTCGGCTCGCAGCAGCCGGCATCCCATTGATGGCCATCGACATCCCCCATCCCAACGCGACTTACTTTGGCGTCGACAACTATCGCATCGGCTTTCAGGGTGGCGAATTTCTCGCCAACTACGCCATCGACCATTGGGGCGGACAGGCAGACTGGGTGCTCGGCCTCGACATCGAAGAGGCAGGCACGCTCGTCCAGAGCCGCACCACCGGCGCCTTCGAAGCCGTCCGCACTCTGCTGCCGTCGCTTCCTATCGAGTCTCTCGTCCGCATGGATGGCCGTGGCCTCCGCGACGAGAGCCATCGCCTGATCAGCGACTTTCTGCATCGTCATCCAAACGACAAGCGCATCCTCATCGCGGCGGCCAACGACTCCAGTGCTCTCGGCTCGCTCGACGCCATCCGCGAGCTTAACCGGCAGCACGACACCGTCATCATCGGTCACGACGGTATCCCCGAGATGCTCGCCGAACTCGAAGATCCCACCAGCCCGGTGCTGGCCTCGATCGCTCCCGACGTTCAGCAGTATGGCCCCGGCCTCATTCATCTCGGCGTGCTGCTCGTAACCGGCAACACGGTGCCGCCCTATAACTACATCGACCACAAGATCTTCAGCCGCGCTACCGTCGCAGCCTCTGCCGAAGTCGTATCAAGATAG